The Paenibacillus sp. YPG26 genome includes a window with the following:
- a CDS encoding helix-turn-helix domain-containing protein, with protein MVGGKYKLVILHKLSMYGVMRFNELMREFPNITQRTLTRQLRELESDGLINRQVYSEVPPKVEYSLSETGKSLYPILLPIEQWGLDYMQKIQNTRLV; from the coding sequence ATGGTTGGAGGCAAGTATAAGCTGGTCATTTTGCACAAGCTTTCGATGTACGGGGTTATGCGCTTCAATGAATTAATGAGGGAATTTCCCAATATAACGCAGCGTACACTCACTCGCCAGCTGCGCGAGCTAGAAAGCGATGGGCTTATTAACCGGCAGGTGTATTCTGAAGTTCCACCCAAGGTAGAGTATTCACTCTCTGAGACTGGTAAGAGCCTCTATCCTATACTTCTCCCTATAGAGCAATGGGGCCTGGATTATATGCAAAAAATTCAGAATACTCGCCTTGTGTAA
- a CDS encoding FAD-dependent oxidoreductase, with protein MNKKVLIVGGVAGGASAAARLRRLDEHAEIIIFEKGPHISFANCGLPYYIGGSIADRERLLVQTPKGMEDRFRIDVRTKSEVIAINSDAKTIQVQSQERGLYEESYDELILSPGARPVIPDLPGKENPLIYTVRNISDIDRIKEVLNTSNIRSSIVIGGGFIGVEMAENLREAGLEVTLVEGNEQVLTPFDPELAASLAQEMEQHGVNLLFSKRVQGFRSLKQGIGVELSDGHVASADLVILAIGVTPDTSFLINSGITMGGRGHIIVNEALETNVPHIYAVGDAIEVRDYIHGTKTAIPLAGPANKQGRIVADRIAGLNSTYKGTQGTSIIKVFGLTGATTGSNERTLKMLGVDYRTVIVHPASHASYYPGSSSITLKLLFTPEGKILGAQAIGYEGVDKRIDDIAVAIHFGGSISDLTELELSYAPPYSSAKDPVNMAGYAAENIINGRVNTFTFDELSERHSDHIILVDVRSELEHHNGNIPGSVNIPVDELRQRTSELDPSKEIWVYCQVGLRGYTATQILRQNGFNVKNLSGGYKTYRQAQFKPTPMTSGNNDNVNQDPNEHVSKEQLPHTKNQTMGQAMHMDNELDVCGLSCPGPLIQVKKRMDQLTDGQTLHVKASDPGFYEDVKAWAKMSGSPLLQLERSKGGIIEAVLAKKAEQTASSAIVKSDAEPASTMVVFSGDLDKAIASLIIANGAAASGRKVTMFFTFWGLNIIRKHQPQQVSKSVIGRMFDMMLPRGSHKLGMSRMNMFGIGPKMIRGLMKKNNVASLEELMESAAAQGVEMVACQMSMDLMGIQREELIDQVTIGGVGYYLGQAAQANHNLFI; from the coding sequence ATGAATAAAAAAGTTCTTATTGTTGGTGGAGTAGCAGGGGGGGCGTCTGCAGCTGCACGACTGCGCCGTCTAGATGAACATGCCGAGATTATTATATTTGAGAAAGGACCTCACATATCATTTGCCAATTGTGGGCTGCCTTATTATATTGGTGGATCGATCGCTGACCGTGAACGCTTGCTTGTACAGACTCCTAAAGGCATGGAGGACCGCTTTCGGATCGATGTGCGAACAAAGAGCGAAGTTATTGCAATTAATTCAGATGCTAAGACGATTCAAGTACAAAGCCAAGAGCGCGGTCTGTATGAGGAGAGTTATGACGAATTGATTCTGTCCCCGGGTGCGCGTCCAGTCATTCCGGATTTACCTGGAAAGGAAAATCCTCTTATCTATACTGTCCGCAATATTTCTGACATTGACCGTATCAAAGAGGTATTGAATACATCGAATATCCGTTCTTCGATCGTGATTGGCGGTGGATTTATTGGGGTTGAAATGGCAGAAAATCTGAGGGAAGCAGGACTGGAAGTGACGCTGGTTGAGGGGAACGAACAAGTGCTTACTCCATTTGATCCTGAATTGGCAGCTTCTCTTGCACAGGAGATGGAGCAGCATGGGGTGAATTTGCTTTTCTCTAAGCGAGTGCAGGGCTTTCGTTCACTTAAGCAAGGAATAGGAGTTGAACTATCGGATGGTCATGTTGCATCCGCCGATTTAGTTATTCTCGCAATAGGTGTGACGCCAGATACCTCTTTCCTGATTAATAGCGGTATAACTATGGGCGGGCGAGGACATATCATTGTCAACGAAGCATTAGAGACAAATGTTCCACATATTTATGCTGTTGGGGACGCCATTGAAGTTAGAGACTATATTCATGGAACTAAGACAGCTATTCCGCTGGCTGGTCCTGCGAACAAACAGGGACGTATTGTTGCGGATCGGATCGCCGGACTTAATTCTACCTATAAAGGGACACAAGGGACTTCCATTATTAAAGTGTTTGGATTGACAGGTGCTACGACCGGCAGCAATGAGAGAACACTAAAGATGCTTGGTGTAGATTACCGTACGGTTATCGTGCATCCTGCCTCTCACGCGTCTTATTATCCCGGATCCAGTTCAATCACACTTAAACTTCTGTTCACGCCAGAAGGTAAGATTCTGGGAGCTCAGGCTATCGGCTATGAGGGAGTGGACAAACGAATTGATGACATAGCTGTTGCTATTCATTTTGGGGGCAGCATCAGCGATCTGACTGAACTTGAGCTGAGTTATGCTCCACCTTATTCCTCTGCCAAAGATCCTGTTAATATGGCCGGCTATGCAGCGGAGAATATTATCAATGGACGTGTGAATACTTTCACTTTTGATGAATTGTCTGAACGCCATTCAGATCATATCATACTGGTGGACGTACGCAGTGAACTGGAGCATCACAACGGGAATATTCCGGGCTCAGTGAACATTCCAGTGGACGAGCTGCGTCAGAGGACAAGTGAACTTGATCCCTCAAAAGAAATCTGGGTGTACTGTCAAGTCGGGTTGCGTGGATATACGGCTACACAAATATTACGTCAGAACGGCTTCAACGTTAAAAATCTGAGTGGGGGGTACAAAACATACCGGCAAGCGCAATTTAAGCCAACTCCCATGACTTCTGGAAATAATGATAATGTTAATCAAGACCCGAATGAACATGTCTCAAAAGAACAATTACCACATACGAAAAATCAAACTATGGGGCAAGCCATGCATATGGATAACGAGCTGGATGTATGTGGCCTCAGCTGCCCTGGTCCATTGATCCAAGTTAAGAAAAGGATGGATCAACTTACGGATGGGCAGACCCTTCATGTCAAAGCTTCCGATCCGGGATTCTATGAAGATGTGAAAGCATGGGCCAAAATGTCTGGTTCTCCGCTGCTGCAATTGGAACGAAGCAAGGGCGGAATTATTGAAGCGGTTCTTGCCAAGAAGGCAGAACAAACCGCATCCTCCGCAATAGTTAAGTCAGATGCTGAGCCTGCAAGTACCATGGTTGTCTTCAGCGGGGATCTGGATAAAGCGATTGCTTCACTTATTATAGCTAATGGAGCAGCAGCAAGTGGCCGCAAGGTCACGATGTTCTTTACATTCTGGGGATTGAATATAATTCGCAAGCATCAACCACAACAAGTATCCAAATCCGTGATCGGCCGCATGTTCGACATGATGCTGCCTCGTGGCAGCCACAAGCTTGGAATGTCCAGAATGAATATGTTCGGAATCGGTCCGAAAATGATTCGCGGATTAATGAAAAAGAACAATGTTGCCTCGCTAGAGGAATTGATGGAATCCGCAGCTGCGCAAGGCGTTGAGATGGTCGCTTGCCAGATGTCTATGGATTTGATGGGGATTCAGCGTGAAGAGCTGATCGATCAGGTTACCATTGGCGGCGTAGGTTATTATCTGGGACAGGCAGCACAAGCCAATCATAATCTGTTTATATGA
- a CDS encoding metalloregulator ArsR/SmtB family transcription factor: protein MDNSAFNSSDLKRFEEPANLLKALSHPIRLCIVRGLIRKKKCNVSYMQECLDLPQSTVSQHLQKLRSTGIVDTERNGLEVNYILADERIEHIVTILFGEDDHES from the coding sequence ATGGATAACTCGGCTTTTAACAGTAGTGATCTAAAGCGATTCGAAGAACCTGCCAATTTGCTGAAGGCTCTGTCTCACCCGATTCGCTTATGCATCGTGCGTGGACTGATTCGAAAGAAGAAATGTAATGTGTCATATATGCAGGAATGTCTTGATTTGCCGCAATCCACAGTATCTCAGCACTTACAGAAGCTTCGCAGCACAGGCATAGTAGATACGGAGCGGAACGGTCTCGAAGTGAATTATATACTTGCTGATGAACGTATTGAGCACATAGTAACCATCTTGTTTGGAGAGGATGACCATGAATCATGA